One window from the genome of Fulvivirga lutea encodes:
- a CDS encoding lamin tail domain-containing protein: MIKFYDSIKLIICILLLFFVGGNVFSQTTSQLGGGIIINEVLADPNGANNFDTDGSGTFDTNDEFIELHNLSGSPIDITGWEIWTGNTFAEHVFASATIPAGGYAVVISGISAGGDIANIPGDVVVVASGSMSLSNTSDVIILYDPVNDEHIKFVYNGNTDTDFETTNSTSILIGSAESTSDSDGLSMSREFDGSTTFVNQTPTPGELNGTPPCTAPTSQASTLMFASVTNNSMDLSWTGGDGDAGVIVLAKEGSAVDADPVSGTTYIANSVFSTGEEIGTGNFVVYVGDADAVSLTGLTQGTDYHFAVYEYNTTDVCYLIPALIGNQSTTTSLDTDSDITAPVTQVAAGTISSVANASGDAVSVFTFTITDSNSGDGQPTLVNSVVIERGANTTAADWSGIIEGAKLSDGTDITVTGVTINATDITFDLVGNEYSVANNSSQEITLQIWLATSVTDQDVLEFEIPTNHSFGANASGSTFVTNLSSSITSNLQTVEVEATDFSFDVNSSVQVSSDFELTVTAVDANGNTDLVARNVTISRNAGTGNLTSGSVGLGALAMTDGVYTWSDLQYDVAESITIDATDDATVTTTSAAIEVFEPVSGVFISEYIEGGGNNKAVEIYNGSGGTIDLSEFVVGLYANGSPTIGNNLTLSDIQPTLADGEVLVISNASSSLAEIISESDITSDITFYNGDDALGLLQNGVLIDVFGEIGNDPGSSWTVGGVSGATANKTLVRKPGVSTGNNVNLSSFGTSALDTEWIILDQDNASDIGSHTVCSAPSVQTSAVNFGATDESSMNINWTRGNGDKALVVMKEGSAVDLAPVSGSDYSTATSIFSDAIVDLGSGNIVVFDGASTDENVTVTGLTQGTTYHVAVFEYNSSGNCFNFTAPANGNNATSTNAVLTVVESITDFGSIDNGNTSASQSFTVEGSGLTTDIEVTAPTYFEVSTDDATYSNSVTLTQSGGIVTTTTVFVRFVPSSGSNSAQGGDLVISTAGATDEIIALTGTETGNGAPYTEDFSSCVDLNGWNAQSVIGAQVWSCTTFGNTGDGAQMSGFQSGVGAQDNEDWLISPSLELTSISALSFWSRAAFPGLSIEVKISSDYTGTGDPTLATWTDLAPTLPAIDSDVWTETAGVDLSSFAGSERYIAFVYYSNPSDGAARWTIDDVTVTNAELSITPPSLTIVESLTDFGSVDNGNSSASQSFTVAGANLTDDITVTAPTNFEVSTDDVAFSGSVILTESGGTVSTTTVFVRFTPVSGFNSVKSGDLTISTTGTAIETVAVSGTESGNAAPVSDLFISEYIEGSSNNKALEVYNNSGAVADLSLYRIVRYNNGSTTASDTLELADIGATLAAGDLIVIANPSASTDILNVADITSEITFYNGDDALRLYKEDQLIDEFGEVGVDPGSAWDVAGGSGVTDGGATAEFTLVRKSSIMAGNPVPLGSFGTNPTDSEWTVFAQDDFSNLGFHVIDGVTSPSLTVTESLIDFGSVDNGSSSTSQSFTVEGADLTADITITATTNFEVSTDDASFSNTVTLTQAGGIVSTTTIFTRFTPTSGFNSVKSGSITISTSGTSSEVIAVSGTETGNAALASDLFISEYIEGSSSNKALEIYNNSGATADLSLYKIVRWNNGSTTASDTLELADISPTLAAGGILVIANPDAMQSILDIADITSEITFYNGDDALRLYKEDAVIDEFGEVGVDPGSAWDVAGGSGVTNGGATANFTLIRKSSITAGNPAPLGSFGTTPENSEWTVLAEDDISNLGFHAIDGVVSPVIAVSGTVNDFGEVTNGEVSTSQSFSVSGTDLNENILVTAPSSFEVSLDDNTFSQSLELNEVGGTVSAVTVFVRFNASSGFNGLKSGNVSLTSSGALTQNVAVSGTEIGNADITPISALRPVDANGNPTALGNVVTIQGTLLGFNSRTTGFQIAINDGTGGLVLRETSGTITTETLTEGDEVEITGTVGFFNGTTQLDNITAVEVLSTGNSRVSPTSVTSLDETTEQELIQLDDVTIDDSEQWAGAANYTGSGFNMNITFNGGSSTGIMRIEDDGDLHLKTFEEVFGTQTTGITLVGIGGQFDDSSPYTEGYQILVYQESDINPEEVVPGLTISETSLDFGDVFVGEESEVSTYTLIASDLTDDMNVSVPEGFIISLDENFQGAFIGDATTPLNIPAAAINGVTATVYVKFVPTTVGSANGFLVHSSTGFESQDLAVSGNGTDPTTGLDELGKYGISVYPNPAEQMIRIAIPESFGSGDINLINLTGKVVRKGTIGSMTEMNVSDLNNGIYILQIANEQTVINHRVVVK; the protein is encoded by the coding sequence ATGATAAAATTTTACGATTCAATTAAACTTATTATATGCATTCTTCTGCTGTTTTTTGTAGGAGGGAATGTTTTCAGTCAGACCACAAGCCAGTTGGGCGGAGGTATAATAATTAATGAGGTATTGGCTGACCCTAATGGCGCGAATAATTTTGACACTGATGGCAGTGGAACTTTTGACACTAATGATGAATTTATAGAATTACACAATTTATCTGGTAGTCCTATTGATATAACAGGATGGGAAATTTGGACTGGTAATACATTTGCAGAGCACGTTTTTGCTAGTGCGACTATACCAGCAGGAGGTTATGCAGTTGTTATTTCTGGTATTTCTGCTGGAGGAGATATCGCCAATATCCCTGGAGATGTTGTAGTTGTAGCTTCTGGATCAATGTCTCTAAGTAATACTTCCGATGTTATTATTTTATATGATCCAGTAAATGATGAACATATAAAGTTCGTTTATAATGGAAATACTGATACTGATTTTGAAACGACTAATTCTACTTCTATATTAATTGGTTCAGCAGAATCTACAAGTGATTCTGACGGGCTCTCCATGTCAAGAGAATTTGATGGTAGTACAACATTTGTAAATCAGACTCCAACACCAGGGGAATTAAATGGTACACCTCCGTGTACTGCACCAACATCTCAAGCTTCAACGTTAATGTTCGCTTCGGTTACAAATAATAGTATGGACTTAAGTTGGACAGGAGGTGACGGAGATGCGGGTGTAATTGTATTGGCTAAAGAAGGTAGTGCAGTAGATGCAGATCCAGTAAGTGGAACAACTTATATAGCCAATTCAGTATTTAGTACTGGTGAGGAGATTGGTACAGGAAATTTTGTGGTTTATGTAGGTGATGCAGATGCTGTTTCCCTCACAGGATTAACTCAGGGAACAGATTATCATTTCGCAGTTTATGAATATAATACAACAGACGTTTGTTATTTAATACCAGCCCTTATTGGAAACCAGTCAACAACTACTTCTTTAGATACGGATTCTGATATTACTGCACCCGTTACTCAAGTGGCTGCAGGTACCATATCTTCTGTAGCTAATGCATCGGGTGATGCAGTAAGCGTGTTTACTTTTACAATTACTGACTCCAATTCCGGTGACGGACAGCCTACCTTAGTTAATTCTGTCGTTATTGAACGTGGAGCCAATACAACAGCTGCAGACTGGTCTGGTATTATTGAAGGAGCTAAATTAAGTGACGGTACTGATATTACAGTAACAGGTGTAACCATCAATGCAACAGACATTACTTTTGATTTAGTGGGTAATGAATATTCAGTTGCCAATAACTCCTCTCAGGAAATTACACTTCAAATTTGGTTAGCTACTTCTGTTACAGATCAAGATGTGTTGGAATTTGAAATACCAACAAATCACAGCTTTGGTGCTAATGCAAGTGGTTCAACCTTTGTAACTAATTTATCTTCATCGATTACTTCAAATTTACAAACTGTTGAGGTTGAAGCTACTGATTTTAGCTTTGACGTTAATAGTAGTGTGCAAGTAAGTTCTGATTTTGAGTTAACTGTAACAGCTGTAGATGCTAACGGAAATACGGATTTAGTTGCAAGAAATGTGACAATTAGTAGAAATGCTGGTACGGGTAATTTAACGTCAGGTAGCGTTGGACTGGGAGCGTTGGCGATGACAGATGGCGTATATACTTGGTCTGACTTACAATACGATGTAGCAGAAAGTATTACAATTGACGCAACTGATGATGCGACAGTCACAACAACATCTGCTGCTATTGAAGTTTTTGAACCAGTTTCCGGTGTATTTATTTCTGAATATATTGAGGGTGGTGGTAATAATAAAGCTGTAGAAATTTATAATGGATCTGGAGGAACAATAGATCTTTCAGAATTTGTAGTTGGTCTTTATGCGAATGGATCACCTACTATTGGAAATAATTTGACCTTATCTGATATTCAGCCAACATTGGCTGATGGAGAAGTATTAGTTATATCTAATGCAAGTTCATCACTTGCTGAAATAATCTCAGAAAGTGATATTACAAGTGACATAACCTTCTACAATGGTGATGATGCCTTGGGTTTGTTGCAAAATGGAGTATTAATTGACGTGTTTGGTGAAATAGGGAATGATCCTGGTTCTTCATGGACTGTGGGTGGTGTTTCTGGAGCTACAGCAAACAAAACATTGGTTAGAAAACCAGGAGTGAGCACGGGAAATAATGTAAACTTATCTTCTTTTGGAACTTCTGCATTAGATACTGAATGGATAATATTAGATCAAGATAATGCTTCAGACATTGGTTCACATACTGTATGTTCTGCACCATCAGTTCAGACTTCAGCAGTTAATTTCGGGGCTACAGATGAGTCTTCAATGAATATTAATTGGACTCGCGGTAATGGAGATAAGGCTTTAGTAGTAATGAAGGAGGGAAGCGCTGTAGATTTAGCACCAGTTTCTGGTAGTGATTATTCAACTGCAACCTCAATATTTTCGGATGCAATAGTTGATTTAGGATCAGGAAACATAGTTGTATTTGATGGCGCCTCTACTGATGAAAATGTAACTGTTACTGGATTAACACAAGGCACAACCTACCATGTTGCTGTTTTTGAATATAACTCATCAGGGAACTGTTTTAACTTTACTGCTCCGGCAAATGGTAACAATGCAACTTCTACAAATGCTGTTTTGACTGTTGTTGAGTCAATTACGGATTTTGGTAGTATTGATAATGGAAATACAAGTGCTTCACAGTCATTTACAGTGGAGGGATCAGGTTTAACTACTGATATTGAAGTGACTGCACCTACCTATTTTGAGGTTTCAACTGATGATGCTACTTACTCTAACTCTGTTACTTTAACTCAATCTGGAGGTATTGTAACAACAACTACAGTTTTTGTGAGATTCGTTCCTTCATCTGGTTCTAATTCGGCACAAGGAGGAGATTTGGTTATTTCTACTGCTGGGGCAACAGATGAGATTATTGCTTTAACAGGTACTGAGACAGGTAATGGTGCTCCATATACGGAAGATTTTAGCAGTTGTGTTGATCTTAATGGCTGGAATGCACAAAGTGTAATTGGGGCACAAGTTTGGAGTTGTACAACTTTCGGAAATACAGGTGATGGAGCTCAAATGAGTGGTTTTCAAAGTGGCGTTGGTGCTCAGGATAATGAAGATTGGTTGATTTCTCCTTCTCTGGAATTAACCTCAATATCAGCTCTATCTTTTTGGTCAAGAGCTGCTTTTCCAGGTTTGTCAATAGAGGTTAAAATATCCAGTGATTACACAGGTACAGGTGATCCAACATTAGCAACATGGACTGATTTAGCTCCAACTTTACCAGCAATTGATTCTGATGTATGGACAGAAACAGCAGGAGTTGACTTATCATCGTTTGCAGGTAGCGAGAGATACATTGCTTTTGTGTATTATTCAAACCCCTCTGATGGTGCGGCCAGATGGACTATTGATGATGTAACAGTAACAAATGCTGAACTTTCAATAACTCCACCAAGTTTAACAATCGTAGAGTCTCTAACTGACTTCGGTTCTGTGGATAATGGAAACTCTTCAGCTTCACAGTCATTTACTGTGGCAGGTGCTAATTTAACAGATGATATTACGGTTACTGCTCCAACAAATTTTGAAGTTTCTACTGATGATGTTGCTTTCTCAGGTTCTGTAATTCTAACTGAATCAGGAGGTACTGTTTCTACCACTACGGTATTTGTAAGATTTACTCCGGTCTCGGGTTTTAACAGTGTCAAGTCAGGTGATCTAACCATATCTACTACAGGTACAGCAATTGAAACTGTGGCGGTTTCAGGAACAGAATCAGGAAATGCAGCTCCAGTGAGCGACCTGTTTATCTCTGAATATATTGAAGGATCTAGTAATAATAAAGCGCTGGAAGTTTACAATAATTCAGGTGCAGTTGCAGATTTATCCCTGTACAGAATAGTTAGATATAATAATGGCTCAACCACGGCTTCTGATACATTAGAATTAGCAGATATAGGAGCCACCCTTGCGGCAGGGGATCTTATAGTTATTGCCAATCCAAGTGCAAGCACTGATATTTTGAATGTAGCAGATATCACTTCAGAAATCACCTTTTACAATGGTGACGATGCACTAAGGTTATACAAAGAAGACCAACTAATTGATGAATTTGGAGAAGTAGGTGTAGATCCAGGTTCTGCCTGGGATGTGGCCGGTGGTTCTGGTGTAACAGATGGCGGAGCTACAGCAGAATTCACATTAGTACGTAAATCGAGCATAATGGCCGGTAATCCAGTGCCGTTGGGTTCCTTTGGAACAAATCCAACTGATTCAGAATGGACTGTGTTTGCACAAGATGATTTCAGTAATTTAGGATTCCATGTAATTGATGGAGTTACCTCACCTTCTTTAACTGTTACTGAATCTTTAATTGATTTTGGCTCTGTTGATAATGGTAGTTCGTCTACGTCACAATCATTTACAGTTGAAGGGGCAGATCTAACAGCAGACATTACAATTACTGCAACTACTAATTTTGAGGTATCAACAGATGACGCTTCATTTTCAAATACAGTTACTTTAACGCAGGCTGGAGGTATTGTATCAACTACTACCATTTTTACGAGGTTTACTCCTACATCAGGCTTTAATAGTGTTAAATCAGGAAGTATTACCATATCCACTTCAGGCACATCTAGTGAGGTGATTGCTGTATCTGGGACTGAAACTGGTAATGCGGCTTTAGCAAGCGATTTATTCATTTCTGAGTATATTGAAGGATCAAGCAGCAATAAGGCTTTAGAAATTTACAATAATTCTGGTGCTACTGCCGATTTAAGTCTTTACAAGATTGTGAGATGGAATAATGGTTCAACTACAGCATCAGATACCTTAGAGTTAGCTGATATAAGCCCTACATTAGCGGCAGGTGGTATTTTAGTTATTGCCAATCCGGATGCAATGCAATCTATTTTGGATATAGCTGATATAACATCAGAGATCACTTTTTATAATGGTGATGACGCATTGAGACTTTATAAGGAGGATGCTGTAATTGATGAATTTGGAGAAGTAGGAGTTGATCCTGGATCAGCTTGGGATGTTGCTGGCGGAAGTGGAGTAACAAATGGTGGTGCAACAGCTAACTTTACCTTGATTAGAAAGTCTAGCATAACAGCAGGGAATCCCGCTCCACTCGGTTCTTTTGGTACGACACCTGAGAATTCAGAATGGACAGTTTTGGCTGAAGATGATATAAGTAACTTAGGTTTCCACGCAATTGATGGAGTTGTTTCTCCAGTGATCGCTGTTTCTGGTACAGTGAATGATTTCGGTGAAGTAACAAATGGTGAAGTATCTACTTCCCAGAGTTTTAGTGTATCTGGAACGGACTTGAATGAAAATATTCTTGTTACAGCTCCTTCTTCATTTGAAGTATCATTAGATGATAATACATTTAGCCAGTCTTTGGAATTAAATGAAGTCGGAGGTACTGTATCAGCGGTTACTGTCTTTGTAAGATTCAATGCTTCTTCTGGATTTAATGGATTAAAGAGTGGAAACGTGTCGTTAACATCTTCTGGTGCGTTGACACAGAATGTAGCTGTTTCAGGAACTGAAATAGGGAATGCTGATATTACACCTATTTCTGCTTTAAGACCTGTTGATGCAAATGGCAATCCAACAGCACTTGGTAATGTTGTTACTATTCAAGGAACTTTACTAGGGTTTAATAGTAGAACGACTGGTTTTCAAATTGCTATAAATGATGGAACAGGAGGACTTGTACTTAGAGAAACTTCTGGTACTATTACAACAGAAACTTTAACTGAAGGCGATGAAGTTGAAATAACTGGTACTGTAGGTTTCTTTAATGGTACAACGCAATTAGATAATATTACTGCAGTTGAAGTGTTATCAACCGGTAATAGTAGAGTTTCCCCAACATCAGTCACTAGTCTAGATGAAACAACTGAGCAAGAGCTAATTCAATTAGATGATGTGACTATAGATGATAGTGAACAATGGGCAGGTGCTGCCAATTATACTGGTTCAGGGTTTAATATGAATATTACCTTCAATGGTGGAAGTTCAACTGGAATCATGAGAATAGAAGATGATGGCGATTTACACCTTAAGACATTTGAGGAGGTATTTGGAACTCAGACTACAGGAATAACTTTAGTAGGTATTGGTGGTCAGTTTGATGATAGTTCACCGTACACAGAAGGATATCAAATTCTTGTTTATCAAGAATCAGATATTAATCCAGAAGAAGTTGTTCCAGGCTTAACTATCAGCGAAACTTCATTAGACTTTGGCGATGTATTCGTTGGGGAAGAATCAGAAGTATCTACGTATACATTAATTGCTTCTGATTTAACAGATGACATGAATGTATCAGTACCTGAAGGATTTATTATTTCACTTGATGAGAATTTCCAGGGAGCATTTATTGGAGATGCAACAACCCCATTAAATATTCCTGCTGCTGCAATAAATGGTGTTACAGCTACTGTTTATGTGAAGTTTGTACCAACTACTGTTGGTTCAGCAAATGGTTTTTTAGTACACTCTTCAACCGGGTTTGAGTCTCAAGACCTAGCTGTGAGTGGTAATGGAACTGATCCTACAACTGGTCTTGACGAATTAGGTAAGTACGGAATTTCTGTATATCCAAACCCCGCAGAGCAAATGATCAGAATTGCTATACCTGAGTCGTTTGGTTCTGGTGATATCAACTTGATCAACTTAACAGGAAAAGTAGTAAGAAAAGGAACAATAGGTTCAATGACAGAAATGAATGTTTCTGATTTGAATAATGGTATCTATATCTTGCAAATTGCAAACGAGCAGACTGTAATAAACCATAGAGTGGTTGTGAAATAA
- a CDS encoding preprotein translocase subunit SecA, with protein MFGLFKSKPELPKVNFKVYKTEVAKYKALAENLREKASDKVLLGCFFKDTEEELNKLLRAANVAVRFTNFTTLEYISNENSFDEVIIGELHPLKSRFYDVVSYYEKSPSIICYTSLDNPFFEQLGGGRLPALMDSLGMDEFEEINHSMVDKAISRAQEKADSKIEVEQLADSLSEWMKLNLPETNS; from the coding sequence ATGTTTGGATTATTTAAAAGCAAACCGGAATTACCAAAGGTCAACTTTAAAGTTTATAAAACTGAAGTGGCTAAATACAAGGCTTTGGCGGAAAACTTAAGGGAAAAGGCTAGTGACAAAGTATTATTAGGCTGTTTTTTTAAGGACACAGAGGAAGAGCTTAACAAGCTATTGAGAGCAGCCAATGTAGCTGTGCGTTTTACCAACTTCACTACACTTGAATACATATCCAACGAGAACAGTTTTGATGAAGTAATTATAGGTGAGCTTCATCCATTAAAATCAAGGTTTTATGATGTGGTATCCTACTATGAAAAGAGTCCTTCCATTATCTGTTACACTTCATTAGACAATCCTTTCTTTGAGCAATTAGGAGGAGGGAGGTTGCCTGCTTTAATGGATAGTCTTGGAATGGATGAATTTGAAGAAATTAACCATTCTATGGTTGATAAAGCTATTTCAAGAGCTCAAGAAAAGGCAGATAGTAAAATAGAAGTTGAACAATTGGCAGACTCTTTAAGTGAATGGATGAAGCTTAATTTGCCTGAAACAAACTCTTAA
- a CDS encoding endonuclease/exonuclease/phosphatase family protein, whose protein sequence is MIRLILLIASGLIVGCSSEDVNETIVLGGTVYTPRFEKTLLTIEESQSVEVFVVFNCKVEDNGFIELELSGDAVLNEDYSINLTIDENSRFSMPVVEGDSVLNFSVTAIIDNDSDEEQVKFNFTDASDFIQLDRNNELRINISDPPTDTDTEETLTVVTWNVKKFPLVGSTTVNSVADIINNMDADVIAFQEIDDIASFEQLDVLLTEWEGALYNVRGAIELSYLYKTSEITSASNLSVIYNDDSDTFPRQPVLTTVTHVSGLEVTLINIHLKCCGTTGSEDANRREAASINLEEYINNNLPTQNVIVLGDWNDDISDGPFDNFLSNSENYLFADFEIGEGSNSNWSYPSWPSHLDHILITNELFDNLVNSETLLLDQTVSNYFENISDHRPVSATFSNN, encoded by the coding sequence ATGATAAGACTAATTTTATTAATTGCTTCCGGGCTTATTGTAGGATGTTCATCTGAAGATGTAAATGAGACAATTGTGCTCGGGGGAACAGTATATACCCCAAGGTTCGAAAAAACGTTATTAACCATTGAAGAATCACAATCCGTTGAGGTTTTTGTAGTTTTTAATTGCAAAGTTGAGGATAACGGATTTATTGAATTGGAGCTATCGGGTGATGCTGTATTAAATGAGGATTACTCTATTAACTTGACAATAGATGAAAATAGCAGATTTTCAATGCCTGTTGTGGAGGGTGATTCTGTACTAAACTTTTCCGTAACAGCAATCATTGACAATGATTCAGATGAAGAGCAAGTGAAGTTCAACTTTACAGACGCATCTGATTTTATCCAACTGGATAGGAATAACGAGTTAAGAATTAATATTTCTGATCCGCCTACAGATACTGATACAGAAGAAACGCTCACAGTAGTTACTTGGAATGTTAAGAAGTTCCCATTAGTAGGATCTACCACAGTTAATTCAGTTGCAGATATTATTAACAATATGGATGCAGATGTTATTGCATTTCAGGAAATTGATGATATCGCATCTTTTGAACAATTGGATGTTCTGCTTACTGAATGGGAAGGTGCTTTGTACAATGTAAGAGGTGCTATAGAGTTGTCATATTTATACAAAACATCGGAAATAACTTCTGCGAGTAACTTGTCAGTTATATATAATGATGATAGTGACACATTTCCTAGACAGCCTGTTTTAACAACTGTTACGCACGTTTCTGGCCTTGAAGTAACACTCATAAATATACATTTAAAATGCTGTGGCACTACAGGTTCGGAGGACGCCAATCGTAGAGAAGCGGCATCAATTAATCTTGAAGAATATATTAACAACAACCTCCCTACACAGAATGTAATAGTTCTGGGGGATTGGAATGATGACATTAGTGATGGACCCTTTGATAACTTCCTATCTAACAGTGAGAATTATTTATTTGCAGATTTTGAAATTGGTGAGGGTAGTAATTCCAACTGGAGTTATCCTAGCTGGCCTAGCCACCTTGATCATATCTTAATAACAAATGAGCTGTTTGACAATTTAGTGAACTCAGAAACATTATTGCTTGATCAGACTGTTTCCAACTATTTTGAAAATATTTCTGACCATAGACCTGTAAGTGCTACATTTAGCAATAATTAA
- a CDS encoding endonuclease/exonuclease/phosphatase family protein — protein MRFTLGCLLFIILSFSISAQDTPIGTIAFYNLENLFDTEDDPAIEDEEYLPSGEREWTEERYQAKLENMSRVIADMAYGPDIVGLCEVENRKVVEDLIQTDNLKLKRYQIVHFNSPDARGIDVALIYKQGRFTPFDVRTLRFKDPSDIDFKTRDILWVKGLYNGDTLHVAVNHWPSRRGGKEDKRLIAAEILRKAVDSVQSINPNAKIVLMGDFNDDPSNKSVKKVLMADNKEKKLENGMLYNASGDTFKDGLGTLFYRGAWNLFDQIIISQSLLKDQATNYYYIPNSFKVFAGEYMREAKGQNQGAPFRTFSYGVYQNGYSDHYPSIIFIGKK, from the coding sequence ATGAGATTTACTCTTGGTTGCTTGTTATTTATTATCCTTTCTTTCAGCATTTCCGCTCAAGATACTCCGATCGGGACTATTGCATTCTATAATCTTGAAAACCTATTCGATACGGAAGATGATCCTGCCATTGAGGATGAAGAATACTTACCTTCAGGAGAAAGAGAATGGACTGAAGAAAGGTATCAGGCCAAATTAGAGAATATGTCAAGGGTAATAGCTGACATGGCCTATGGACCGGATATAGTTGGTTTATGCGAGGTGGAGAACAGGAAAGTAGTAGAAGATTTAATTCAAACTGATAATTTAAAACTTAAAAGGTATCAAATTGTACATTTTAACTCGCCAGATGCAAGAGGAATAGATGTGGCGTTAATATATAAACAAGGTCGATTTACCCCATTTGACGTAAGAACTTTGCGTTTTAAAGACCCGTCAGATATTGATTTTAAAACAAGGGATATTCTATGGGTAAAGGGATTGTATAATGGCGACACGCTACATGTAGCTGTTAATCATTGGCCTTCACGTAGAGGTGGTAAGGAAGACAAGCGTTTAATAGCAGCTGAAATTCTGAGAAAAGCAGTAGACTCTGTTCAAAGTATAAATCCAAATGCCAAAATTGTTTTAATGGGCGACTTTAATGATGACCCTTCCAACAAGAGTGTGAAGAAAGTACTGATGGCCGACAACAAGGAAAAGAAACTAGAAAACGGAATGTTATATAATGCCTCTGGAGATACCTTTAAAGATGGTTTAGGTACTTTGTTTTATCGAGGTGCCTGGAATTTGTTTGATCAAATTATCATCTCTCAATCATTGTTAAAAGATCAGGCTACCAATTACTATTACATTCCGAATTCGTTTAAGGTATTTGCTGGAGAATATATGCGTGAGGCTAAAGGACAAAACCAAGGAGCTCCATTCAGAACTTTCTCCTATGGCGTTTACCAGAATGGGTATAGCGACCACTACCCTTCTATAATTTTTATTGGTAAGAAATGA